In Candidatus Roseilinea sp., one DNA window encodes the following:
- the groS gene encoding 10 kDa chaperonin: protein MAKKVDSVLTKINIRPLADRVVVEPMEEEEVTFAGGKLVLPETAKEKPQKGVVLAAGPGRKDDDGKVIPMDVKEGDQVLYAKYAGTEIKIEGKKYLILKESDILAVVE from the coding sequence AAGTGGATTCAGTCCTGACAAAGATCAACATTCGCCCTCTGGCCGACCGCGTCGTGGTCGAGCCGATGGAGGAAGAAGAGGTGACGTTCGCGGGCGGCAAGCTGGTGCTGCCGGAGACGGCCAAAGAGAAGCCCCAAAAGGGTGTCGTTCTGGCGGCCGGTCCTGGACGCAAGGACGACGACGGCAAAGTGATCCCCATGGACGTCAAGGAAGGTGATCAGGTGCTCTACGCTAAGTATGCCGGCACCGAAATCAAGATCGAAGGCAAGAAGTACCTCATCCTCAAGGAAAGCGACATCCTCGCAGTGGTGGAGTAA